A portion of the Halobacterium zhouii genome contains these proteins:
- a CDS encoding cytochrome bc complex cytochrome b subunit, translating into MSDTSPDDDRSDGTDPDSARTDGTGIVPPDDETPTWRERNERTTGLSRLTYEYFERSRREDQDLREESDYVERDVLAFPTWPHELIRNLALTCFFVGMIVFLAATFPPHLGAVASSSQTPQVILPDWYLYWSFGLLKLGPLNPELAILSGEKLMSDGVYGVLANVAVVAIIAVVPFLNKGSARRPVEQPFWAAVGVMGVVFATTISIYSAKNLIPIDPHLLLDLTFLVPPVAGAVAYAVLKTMREGYMYDLNRRYYKLRPPK; encoded by the coding sequence ATGAGTGACACCAGCCCAGACGACGACCGTAGCGACGGCACAGACCCTGACAGTGCTCGCACGGACGGGACGGGTATCGTGCCGCCGGACGACGAGACGCCGACGTGGCGCGAACGCAATGAACGCACCACGGGGCTCTCCCGGCTGACCTACGAGTACTTCGAGCGCTCCCGGCGCGAAGACCAGGACCTCCGCGAGGAATCAGACTACGTCGAACGCGACGTGCTCGCATTCCCCACCTGGCCCCACGAACTCATCCGGAACCTCGCACTGACGTGCTTCTTCGTCGGAATGATCGTCTTCCTGGCGGCGACATTCCCGCCGCATCTCGGTGCGGTGGCGAGCTCCAGTCAGACACCACAGGTCATCCTGCCGGACTGGTATCTGTACTGGTCGTTCGGCCTGCTGAAACTCGGCCCGCTGAACCCGGAACTCGCTATCCTCAGCGGCGAGAAACTGATGAGCGACGGCGTGTACGGCGTGCTCGCCAACGTCGCGGTCGTGGCCATAATCGCCGTCGTGCCGTTCCTCAACAAGGGGAGCGCACGCCGCCCCGTCGAACAGCCCTTCTGGGCCGCCGTCGGCGTCATGGGCGTCGTGTTCGCGACGACGATATCGATCTACTCGGCGAAGAACCTAATCCCGATCGACCCCCATCTACTGCTCGATCTGACGTTCCTGGTGCCGCCGGTCGCCGGCGCCGTCGCGTACGCCGTCCTCAAAACCATGCGCGAAGGCTACATGTACGACCTCAACCGCCGCTACTACAAACTCCGCCCGCCG